A region from the Aegilops tauschii subsp. strangulata cultivar AL8/78 chromosome 5, Aet v6.0, whole genome shotgun sequence genome encodes:
- the LOC109735713 gene encoding pyruvate kinase 1, cytosolic — MHSTNLLLEEPIRMVSILEPSKPNFFPAMTKIVGTLGPKSRSVEAISACLKAGMSVARFDFSWGDAAYHQETLENLKLAIKATKKLCAVMLDTVGPELQVVNKSEVTISLEENESVVLTPHQGQEASSKLLPINFAGLAKAVKPGATIFVGQYLFTGSETTSVWLEVSEVQGDDVVCVIKNSATLAGSLFTLHCSQIHIDMPTLSDEDKDVMKKWGAPNKIDFLSLSYTRHAEDVRQAREFLSKLGDLSQTLIFAKIENVEGLNHFDEILEEADGIILSRGNLGIDLPPEKVFLFQKSALHKCNMAGKPAVVTRVVDSMTDNLRPTRAEATDVANAVLDGSDAILLGAETLRGLYPVETISTVGRICAEAEKVFNQDLYFKRTVKYVGEPMTHLESIASSAVRAAIKVKASVIICFTSSGRAARLIAKYRPTMPVLSVVIPRLKTNQLKWSFTGAFEARQSLIVRGLFPMLADPRHPAESTSTTNESVLKVALDHGKASGVIKSHDRVVVCQKVGDSSVVKIIELDD, encoded by the exons ATGCATTCCACCAATCTGCTCCTCGAGGAGCCCATCCGGATGGTCTCCATCCTCGAGCCATCCAAGCCG AACTTCTTCCCGGCGATGACGAAGATCGTGGGGACGCTGGGTCCCAAGTCCCGGTCCGTTGAGGCCATCTCCGCCTGTCTAAAGGCCGGCATGTCTG TGGCCCGTTTCGATTTCTCGTGGGGGGATGCCGCGTACCACCAGGAGACACTCGAGAACCTCAAGCTCGCCATCAAGGCCACCAAGAAGCTATGTGCT GTTATGCTCGACACTGTTGGCCCTGAGTTGCAAGTGGTGAACAAGAGTGAAGTCACAATCTCGCTTGAAGAGAACGAGTCTGTTGTTCTCACCCCTCACCAGGGCCAGGAGGCCTCTTCCAAGTTGCTCCCTATCAACTTCGCTGGACTCGCCAAG GCTGTGAAGCCCGGAGCCACAATATTCGTTGGGCAATATTTGTTCACGGGCAGTGAGACTACATCAGTTTGGCTGGAG GTTTCTGAAGTTCAAGGGGATGACGTGGTTTGCGTGATCAAGAACTCAGCTACCCTGGCTGGGTCACTCTTCACATTGCACTGCTCCCAGATCCATATCGACATGCCCACGCTGTCTGATGAGGATAAAGAT GTTATGAAAAAATGGGGTGCTCCAAACAAGATtgacttcctctctctttcttATACAAGGCACGCAGAAGATGTGCGGCAA GCACGGGAGTTCCTCTCTAAGTTAGGTGATCTTAGCCAAACTCTGATTTTTGCCAAAATTGAGAATGTGGAG GGCTTGAACCATTTTGATGAGATCCTGGAGGAAGCGGATGGTATCATTCTCTCAAGAGGGAACCTTGGAATTGATCTTCCACCTGAAAAG GTGTTCTTATTTCAGAAGTCTGCTCTGCACAAGTGCAACATGGCTGGAAAGCCTGCTGTTGTTACTCGTGTTGTGGACAGTATGACGGACAACCTAAGGCCTACTCGTGCGGAGGCAACTGATGTGGCAAATGCGGTGCTGGATG GTAGTGATGCCATTCTCCTTGGTGCCGAGACTCTCCGTGGGTTGTATCCAGTTGAGACTATTTCAACAGTGGGCAGAATTTGTGCTGAG GCTGAGAAGGTCTTCAACCAAGATTTGTACTTTAAGCGAACTGTGAAATATGTGGGAGAACCCATGACCCACTTGGAGTCTATTGCTTCCTCTGCA GTGCGGGCTGCTATTAAAGTTAAGGCTTCGGTCATCATTTGCTTCACCTCATCTGGACGGGCTGCAAG GCTAATTGCCAAGTACAGGCCCACCATGCCTGTCCtctctgttgtcattcctcgtcTGAAAACAAATCAATTGAAGTGGAGCTTCACAGGTGCATTTGAG GCAAGACAATCACTCATAGTTAGAGGTCTCTTTCCCATGCTTGCCGATCCACGTCATCCG GCTGAATCTACTAGCACTACAAATGAATCAGTGTTGAAGGTTGCTCTTGACCACGGCAAAGCATCTGGTGTGATCAAGTCGCATGACCGCGTCGTCGTGTGCCAGAAAGTGGGAGATTCCTCTGTCGTGAAGATCATTGAGCTGGACGACTAG